Proteins from one Thaumasiovibrio subtropicus genomic window:
- a CDS encoding SulP family inorganic anion transporter, with translation MSTPPDSVLENRVGNKLTNKLPSSFSNDLFASVVVFLVALPLCMGIAIASGVPASYGIITGIVGGILVGCISGAPLLVSGPAAGLAVMIWELINDHGLFVLGPIVFIAGAIQLAAGSLKMGQWFRAVSPSVIHGMLAGIGVSIVAAQLYLMMDLSPVGNGIRNLLHYPVELENLFIAIEAHQGSLLEPINGSTSHIALGIGLLTIAVAKGWDKLAPTNMKLLPSALIAVIVATLVSWGLDLPVAHVTVPENLFAEIAIPGTAYFATFKQGDVVLAAIAVAFIASAETLLSASAVDKMHDGTKTKYSKELFAQGAGNMVCGLLGALPMTGVIARSSANVQAGAKTRLSTIMHGCLMLVFATLLSFLLAEVPIASLSAILIIIGIKLINPAHIRKLKQFDKSEVWIYAITLGTIVVTDLLDGVLIGIGLAFARLLYSLLHLETKLEKSKENEKVITLHLMGAATFIQLPRLASTLEKIPFDTELHVDIQNLSYIDPACLELMEEWGDDHKAQGGTVVIEWHALFGKYKKRELTETSNN, from the coding sequence ATGAGTACGCCGCCGGATTCAGTATTGGAGAATAGAGTAGGAAATAAATTAACCAATAAACTGCCTTCGTCATTTTCAAATGATCTCTTTGCATCGGTTGTTGTTTTTTTGGTGGCGCTTCCGCTCTGTATGGGAATTGCGATTGCATCGGGTGTTCCTGCTTCCTACGGGATTATTACAGGGATAGTTGGCGGAATATTAGTCGGCTGTATTTCTGGCGCGCCATTATTAGTGAGTGGTCCTGCTGCTGGTCTCGCCGTTATGATTTGGGAACTGATCAATGATCACGGGTTATTTGTTTTAGGGCCTATCGTTTTTATTGCGGGTGCAATTCAATTGGCTGCGGGAAGTTTAAAAATGGGGCAATGGTTTCGTGCCGTATCGCCTTCTGTTATCCATGGTATGTTAGCCGGTATCGGTGTTTCAATTGTGGCAGCACAGCTGTATTTAATGATGGATTTGTCTCCGGTAGGCAATGGTATTCGAAATTTATTGCATTATCCTGTCGAGCTGGAAAATCTATTTATCGCCATTGAAGCCCACCAAGGCAGTTTGCTTGAACCGATTAATGGCTCAACAAGTCATATTGCGCTAGGTATTGGCTTACTGACGATAGCAGTGGCGAAAGGCTGGGATAAGTTGGCACCCACTAACATGAAGCTGTTACCTTCAGCCTTGATTGCTGTGATAGTGGCAACGCTGGTGTCGTGGGGGTTGGACTTGCCCGTAGCACACGTCACAGTGCCAGAAAACTTGTTTGCTGAGATAGCTATACCGGGGACAGCGTACTTCGCGACGTTCAAGCAGGGCGATGTAGTGCTTGCGGCAATTGCAGTGGCATTTATCGCCAGCGCTGAAACGCTACTGAGCGCCAGTGCAGTGGATAAGATGCACGATGGCACCAAGACAAAGTACAGTAAAGAGCTGTTTGCACAAGGGGCGGGGAACATGGTGTGTGGATTGCTTGGCGCGCTACCCATGACGGGGGTCATCGCGCGAAGTAGTGCGAATGTGCAAGCTGGCGCCAAAACACGCTTATCGACGATTATGCATGGCTGCTTGATGTTAGTGTTTGCGACGCTACTTTCTTTCTTATTGGCGGAAGTACCGATTGCAAGCTTATCAGCAATCCTCATTATTATCGGTATCAAGCTCATCAATCCTGCCCACATTCGAAAACTTAAACAGTTTGATAAATCTGAAGTTTGGATTTATGCCATTACCTTAGGCACCATTGTCGTGACAGATTTATTAGATGGCGTGTTAATCGGTATTGGGCTCGCATTTGCTAGATTACTTTATAGTTTACTGCATTTAGAAACAAAACTAGAAAAGTCAAAAGAGAATGAAAAGGTGATTACCTTACACTTAATGGGGGCAGCAACCTTTATTCAGTTGCCTCGTTTAGCCTCGACATTAGAAAAGATTCCTTTTGATACAGAATTACATGTTGATATTCAGAATCTCAGCTATATCGACCCGGCCTGTTTAGAATTGATGGAGGAGTGGGGGGAT